In the Enterobacter cloacae subsp. cloacae ATCC 13047 genome, GGGTAAAACAGCTGTTCGGGGGTTCACTGACGCTGCGTGACTACGATGGTCAGGTTGCGGAGGCTATGGCCCTGGTACGAGCGCTGAACAAAATGACGAAAGCAGGTATACCTGAAAGCGTGCGTATTGCCTGAAAACACAACCCGCTACGGGGGAGACTTACCCGAAATCTGATTTATTCAACAAAGCCGACTTGACCACACCCTCTTTAGACCTATTATTGCGAGGGAAATACAGTCATTTATAACAGTGGTGTAACAATCATATGAAGTATCTTATTGATCTCGCAATGCTTTATGAAGTGGACTCCGGTGTGATCATGATAAATGGAGAAGAGGAATCTTCCATTAAGTTATCAAATCAGGCGGCACGTTTGTTATATGAACTCATCATTAATAATGGTAAAACCCTCGACAGGGACGACCTGATTAAGAAAGTCTGGGAAGACCGGGGTTTTTCCGGCTCCTCGGTCAGTCTTAATGTTGCCATAAGTGAAATTAGAAAAGCTTTTCGGAGTTTAGGACGTGACCCGCTACTGATTAAGACCATTCGTGGAAAAGGTTTTAGTCTGGCCGCGCATATTGAACATCACACCGTCAGGCCGCCCGTGGCCGCTCCGGAAAAAATGGTGGCGGAAACCGTCGATATTGTGACGCAGCAGCGAGACCCGCCTGAAGGTTTGCGTCGTCGGGACAGCGGCTTTACCACCCTGTTCGTGATGGCGCTGGTGGCAATAATGGGTATTGCCGCGCTGCTGTTCTACCAAAATATGCGCGTTGCCGATCGACCGAAGGAGTCCGATATCTATCGGCTGGGCAAAATTGACCGCTGTACGGTTTATCTTATCGATAAGAACATGTATCAGCCTCAGCAGGTCTATCTTAACCGCGCTAAAGACGCGATCGCCCGTCAACATATCGACTGCGAACATCAGGCCGCCGATGCCTATTATTCAAAATTTAAAAAATCACAGCTGGAAAATGATTTTTTGGCCGTCTGTTATCTGCAGGATGGCGCCGATAGCTATAAAAATTGCATCTCTTACAGAAGCCTGACAGGGAGTTAAGATCATGTCGAAGAGACAGATGGGTATATTATTGGGCGTGGTACTGCTGCTTTCCGTTATCGTCATTGCCGTGCTTTACCCGAAAAGAACTCAGGAAGTGGGATTTGGCTGCCAGTCTGATACGGTTTCCAGGAAAAACTATTCCACGGGAGAGTCGACCGCCCTGTCGTTAACCACGCTGTTTCTTTTTAATGGCAGCGATATTGTCACGGTGATCCATAAAGGGGTATTCACCCGCGGCGACAAACGTTATTTGATTGACCGAAACTATGTCCTTAACGTTGAGAAAGTTGCTGGCAGTGATATTTACTATATTAAAGGAAAAAAACTGCAGAAATCTGATGATGACATTGCCCCGGATGGAATTGTCAATGAGCTGCTAATGGACAGTATCGACTTCTTTTATGTTACCCGGGTTAAAGGTCATGCCTGGCTAATTAAAGGGCTGGTATTACCAATAATGATGTGCGTGGCTGTACCCACATCCTGATATTCTGCAGAATGACCAGAATAGATGTTTATCTATTCATCAAAAAGTCTCAATTTTATTCATTATGTAACAACAAGATGCAAAAGCAGGCGGATATTTTTCATCTTTTGCTTTAAAGGGAATGAAATTTTCTGTATTGCCTCGTTATTTTTCGGGTGACTATACTTCGCCCCGAAAAAGGGGCTCCCCTTTTTTAAACATCTGGATTCTTTTTTGAAGGACTAAATAAATGAATAAACTGAACGCTATCGTTCTGGGCTCACTGCTGTCTCTTTCTGCCCTGAGCGTTGCTCATGCAGCGGAAACTACCGCTTCTGCAACCTGGCAAGCTTCTGCAACGAAAGACAGCGATTCCGATCTGGTTGTCACCCCAACACGCGCACTGAACTTCGTTTATAGCGCAAACACGAAAGCCTTTAACACCGACACCGGTCTGTTTGATGTGGCTATTCGTGGCGATCACTCTTCTGCAACCAGCTTCAAACTGGAAGCTATCGTTGATGACTCTGACAACACCCTGTTCAGCGTTGGCGGCGAAGCAACCAAACTGAAAGTGGGCGCGCGCTTTGGCGGGACCGATCTGGGCTCCATCGGTGGCACAGTGGGTACGAAGTCAACGGCATGGACTACCCTGGTTGACTCTTCAAACAACACCGGCGTCTCTTCTGGCCTGTGGAACCTGACCACCAGCGCAGGCGCGACGGCAAACACCGAAGTGACCGGCCAGGACAAGTTTGTGTTCTACGTCGATTCTGCACAGGACAGCACCGGTGCGGCGAAAGAGTTCAAAGACCTGACCAACAGCCTGTGGGAAGGTACTGTCTCCGTTGCGTTCCGCGCAACCTGGGGCTAAGAGCTGACAGTTACAGGGGCGTAAGCCCCTGTTTAGGGAAATATCATGTTTAGCCTCAAACCCATCTTCTTCTCTTTATTATTTATTTCCTCCTCCGCGCTGGCGATTAATGTTGGCAAAGTCACCACCATTATTCCTGCCGATGCGGATTCCACCGCCAAGGAATTAAAAAACGAAGCGGACAGCGTGCGCATTATTTCCATCAGCGCCCAGCGTATCAGCAGCCCGATGGATGAAGGCGTGGTGATTAATCCAGAGCAAACCGACGAGCTGCTGCTGACGCCCACGCGCATGGTCATGCCCGCCGGAACCAGCAATATCGTCAAATTTTACTATCACGGTAAGGCCGACGATCGGGAGCGCTATTACCGCATTACCTTCATTGATGAAGGGGTCAGCGAAGATCTCGACAACGGCACGAAAAAGAATGGCAAAGGGATGACCCGCGCCGTGGTGAGCACCATTCTGGTGGTCCAGCCCCGGAAGAAGAACGTCGATTTCGTCTACGTGGCCGGGAAGATCACCAATAAGGGCAATACCGCGTTTCGCGTGAACGCGAGCGGAACTTGCCTGAAACCCAACCCGGAATCACCGACCACGCCGTGCGTCAAAAACTTTTACCTGATGCCGGGCACCTCCCGCGCGATCGACGATATCAACGTAACGGACAGCCATTTTCATCTCGGAATTTGGGACCTGAAACAGTTCATTCCTGTTAAGTAAGGATGCATGGTGAAAAATAAATTAGTGTTGCCGGTGATGATGGCGTGCACATCCGGCCTCTTGCCCGCGTATGCGCATGCGGCCTCCAGCTCCGTGGTTATCGCTAATTACCGTTTTCCCGACTCGCTCTATGCCCTGCTGGAGCAGGGGATCAAAATCCCCGTTTATCTGGTCAATACCCGCCCGGGTGCAGCGCAACAGGCGGGCAGCACCGGTGACGTGAGCGAGTATGTCCGTATTGGCGACGTAACGATCTACGCAGAAGACCGACAGCTCGGGCTGCGCGATGTCCAGGTCCAGGAGTCAGACAACGGTATTCGCCTGTCAAAAGAGATGCGGACGCTGCTGCAAAGCATCAACGGCAAGCAGTTTGACGACCATATGCGTATTCCGGTGAGCGCCGGGTCGGCGTTCGAGCTGGATCAGAAAAAAATGCGCCTGCTGCTGAACCTCTCCCAACGTGACTACGGGGTCAATATTCGTCCGCGTGAGGTGGATATCGATGCCCCTGAATCAGACGATCTGAGCGGCACGCTCTCCTATAACCTGGGGGCGTATCACACCGAGAGCGGCTACGGCGACAGCTGGTCATCCGGCTATCTCAACGCCAAAAGCTGGGTCTCGATGGGGGTCGATCACCTGCTGGTCGATGGCTCGGGCTACGTTAACGAGAACAGCAGCGACACCCAGATGAACGCGGTGATGTGGGAACGTGACTATCAGGGCATGCGCTACGCCGCCGGGATGTTGAACGGCTGGGCGATGCAGTCTCTCGCCAGCGTCAGCGGGATCTCCGGCGGAGAGGTGTACGGCGTCTCCGTGGGGAACCAGGCCAATTCGCGTAAGCGGGACAATACCCTCTCCCTGACGCCGATCGTGGTCTATTTCCCGACCGCCGGAGAAGCCCGCATTCGTCGTGACGGCCAGCTTATTGGTATTCAGCGCTTTGACGTGGGTAACCACGAAATCGACACCAGCGCGCTGCCCTACGGGATTTACAGCGTGGAAGTCGAGGTGGTCAGCGGCAGCCGCACCGTGTCACGGAGCATGTACACCGTGAACAAACCTTTCACTAACAACGTGTCGGAATCGCTGCGCTGGCAGACGTGGGGCGGGATTTATAGCCGCGACAAATCCGTCGTCAACTATAAGAAGTACGCCAAACGGAAAAACGAGCAGGACAACAGCTACTACTACGATTACGACACCAAACATAAAGACACCATGTCGCTGGTCGGCGCCTCCTTCAGCAAGCGCAGCGGGATGGTCGACTGGAACGCCTCCGGCTATATGATGCGCGAACACGTGGTCAGTGAACTGTGGGCCTCCCTGAACCTGACCGGGTACTTCTCGGTGAATACCCAGACGATGGCCGCCTCTGACGGAACGTACCGCGCCAACTACGGGGCTAACGTCAGCCTGCCGTGGAATATCGGTTCGGTCTGGTACTCGCATGAGCAGCTCTCCAGCGGCAAGTTCCTTGATATCTATGAAAACAAAGGCAACACGTGGGGGGCATCGTTCAGCCTGCCGTCGTTTGGCCTGCCGTCCGCCGGCAACCTGAGCCTGATGCGACAGGAAGACGACGTATACCGCTATAAACGCTATCAGGTTGACTACTCCCAGGGGCTGTATGCCGGTCGTTATGGTACGGCGCGCCTGCGGGTGGGGATGTCGCGCAATAAATACGAAGGCTATTACGAAGAGAAAGACCGCTACGTGATGCTCGATTTCTCGATCCCGCTGGGTAACACCGTCTCGGTGGGCGTTTCCCATAACCGCGATACCGGCACGGCGCTTAACGTCAGCGCCAGCCGCCAGTTCGAAGGGGATTACCTGAAGTCGGTTACCGCCAACGTTTCACGTGCCTTCAGCAGCAACCAGGATCGCACCGTGAGCGGCGGGGGCAGCGTGAGCTTCGACACGCCGTGGAACAGCAACATTCTGAGCGTGCAGAGCGGCACCAGCAAAGGCTGGAACTCCACGCTGACCAGCGACGGCAGCGTGGGCTGGTCGAAAGAGGCGGTTGCAGCCGGTAAAGGCACCCACAGCGCAGGGGTGATCGTCAGTACCGGGCTTAAGTCCGACGAGTCGCTCACGCTGAAGCTCAACGGCCGCACGGAGCGCATCAAGGGCGATAAAACCTGGCTGTCGTTACCGGCCTATCAGGCCTATGACCTGGAGGTCATGAACAGTGAAACCGGCACCGAAAGCTATGACATTGGCGCAAATGCCCGTCGTCATATCACGGTTTACCCGGGGAACACGGTGGTGATGAAGCCGCAGGTGAAAAAAATCGTCACCCTGTTTGGCCGCCTTGTTGATGCCAACGGTAATCCGGTGAGCGCC is a window encoding:
- a CDS encoding winged helix-turn-helix domain-containing protein — its product is MKYLIDLAMLYEVDSGVIMINGEEESSIKLSNQAARLLYELIINNGKTLDRDDLIKKVWEDRGFSGSSVSLNVAISEIRKAFRSLGRDPLLIKTIRGKGFSLAAHIEHHTVRPPVAAPEKMVAETVDIVTQQRDPPEGLRRRDSGFTTLFVMALVAIMGIAALLFYQNMRVADRPKESDIYRLGKIDRCTVYLIDKNMYQPQQVYLNRAKDAIARQHIDCEHQAADAYYSKFKKSQLENDFLAVCYLQDGADSYKNCISYRSLTGS
- a CDS encoding CS1-pili formation C-terminal domain-containing protein, coding for MVKNKLVLPVMMACTSGLLPAYAHAASSSVVIANYRFPDSLYALLEQGIKIPVYLVNTRPGAAQQAGSTGDVSEYVRIGDVTIYAEDRQLGLRDVQVQESDNGIRLSKEMRTLLQSINGKQFDDHMRIPVSAGSAFELDQKKMRLLLNLSQRDYGVNIRPREVDIDAPESDDLSGTLSYNLGAYHTESGYGDSWSSGYLNAKSWVSMGVDHLLVDGSGYVNENSSDTQMNAVMWERDYQGMRYAAGMLNGWAMQSLASVSGISGGEVYGVSVGNQANSRKRDNTLSLTPIVVYFPTAGEARIRRDGQLIGIQRFDVGNHEIDTSALPYGIYSVEVEVVSGSRTVSRSMYTVNKPFTNNVSESLRWQTWGGIYSRDKSVVNYKKYAKRKNEQDNSYYYDYDTKHKDTMSLVGASFSKRSGMVDWNASGYMMREHVVSELWASLNLTGYFSVNTQTMAASDGTYRANYGANVSLPWNIGSVWYSHEQLSSGKFLDIYENKGNTWGASFSLPSFGLPSAGNLSLMRQEDDVYRYKRYQVDYSQGLYAGRYGTARLRVGMSRNKYEGYYEEKDRYVMLDFSIPLGNTVSVGVSHNRDTGTALNVSASRQFEGDYLKSVTANVSRAFSSNQDRTVSGGGSVSFDTPWNSNILSVQSGTSKGWNSTLTSDGSVGWSKEAVAAGKGTHSAGVIVSTGLKSDESLTLKLNGRTERIKGDKTWLSLPAYQAYDLEVMNSETGTESYDIGANARRHITVYPGNTVVMKPQVKKIVTLFGRLVDANGNPVSATQIKNHVGLTRTENDGRFVIDVDKNNPVLSIATPDDSVCEVRLDIASNRGALWLGDISCDKGDFVWQEAKGTRERDDEKDIRS
- a CDS encoding common pilus major fimbrillin subunit EcpA codes for the protein MNKLNAIVLGSLLSLSALSVAHAAETTASATWQASATKDSDSDLVVTPTRALNFVYSANTKAFNTDTGLFDVAIRGDHSSATSFKLEAIVDDSDNTLFSVGGEATKLKVGARFGGTDLGSIGGTVGTKSTAWTTLVDSSNNTGVSSGLWNLTTSAGATANTEVTGQDKFVFYVDSAQDSTGAAKEFKDLTNSLWEGTVSVAFRATWG
- a CDS encoding fimbria/pilus periplasmic chaperone, whose translation is MFSLKPIFFSLLFISSSALAINVGKVTTIIPADADSTAKELKNEADSVRIISISAQRISSPMDEGVVINPEQTDELLLTPTRMVMPAGTSNIVKFYYHGKADDRERYYRITFIDEGVSEDLDNGTKKNGKGMTRAVVSTILVVQPRKKNVDFVYVAGKITNKGNTAFRVNASGTCLKPNPESPTTPCVKNFYLMPGTSRAIDDINVTDSHFHLGIWDLKQFIPVK